A genomic segment from Cryptosporangium minutisporangium encodes:
- a CDS encoding GNAT family N-acetyltransferase has protein sequence MGTRYSSRLRLEPIGPQRADDLWLLHQDDGIAYWYGGRWTHQAAAETAAMMERGWRVDGVHKWIAYRRTTGELVGRGGLSYGDVAGVRRLELGWAVRGPFRGQGYATEIGRAGLRFAFHELNAEDVVAFTERHHHRSRAVMERLGMRPIGELRRPGLVDGRDGVHDDAPFVLYRAARTSHRVRGTSP, from the coding sequence ATGGGCACTCGGTACAGCAGCCGGTTGCGGCTGGAGCCGATCGGTCCGCAGCGCGCGGACGACCTGTGGCTGTTGCACCAGGACGACGGGATCGCGTACTGGTACGGCGGCCGGTGGACCCACCAGGCGGCAGCGGAGACCGCAGCCATGATGGAGCGCGGCTGGCGCGTCGACGGCGTCCACAAGTGGATCGCGTACCGGCGGACCACCGGCGAACTCGTCGGTCGGGGCGGCCTGTCCTACGGCGACGTGGCCGGGGTGCGCCGGCTGGAGCTCGGCTGGGCCGTCCGCGGGCCGTTCCGGGGGCAGGGCTACGCCACCGAGATCGGCCGCGCCGGCCTCCGTTTCGCGTTCCACGAGCTGAACGCCGAGGACGTCGTCGCGTTCACCGAGCGCCACCACCATCGCTCGCGGGCGGTGATGGAACGTCTCGGCATGCGCCCCATCGGCGAGCTGCGGCGCCCCGGCCTGGTGGACGGCCGTGACGGTGTCCACGACGACGCCCCGTTCGTGCTCTACCGCGCGGCGCGGACCAGCCACCGAGTCCGCGGGACCTCGCCGTAG